From Scylla paramamosain isolate STU-SP2022 unplaced genomic scaffold, ASM3559412v1 Contig1, whole genome shotgun sequence, a single genomic window includes:
- the LOC135095765 gene encoding NADH dehydrogenase [ubiquinone] flavoprotein 2, mitochondrial-like encodes MLTRLARALTSPSVREGVRGVHRTAPAASDALFVHRDTAQNNPDTPFEFTAENKKRAEAIMSIYPDGHKKAAVIPLLDLAQRQVGNWLPITAMHTVAKMLDMPRMRVYEVATFYTMYMRNPVGKYHVQVCTTTPCWLRGSDQVMAMIKDKLGLTPGHTTPDGLFTLSEVECLGACVNAPMMQINDDYYEDLGDSDVSEILDSLAAGRTPKAGPRSGRFAAEPAGGLTTLTGPPPGPGFRVRDDL; translated from the exons ATGCTGACCCGGCTGGCCCGCGCTTTGACCTCCCCCTCT GTTAGGGAGGGAGTAAGAGGCGTACACAGAACCGCCCCTGCTGCCAGTGACGCCCTCTTTGTg CACCGGGACACAGCACAGAATAACCCAGACACACCGTTTGAGTTCACAGCAGAAAACAAGAAG cGAGCCGAGGCCATCATGTCCATTTACCCAGATGGCCACAAGAAGGCCGCAGTGATCCCGCTACTCGACCTGGCTCAGCGGCAGGTCGGAAACTGGCTTCCCATCACAGCCATGCATACTGTAGCGAAGATGCTCGATATGCCAAGAATGAGAGTCTATGAAGTGGCCACGTTCTACACGATGTATATGAG gaACCCAGTTGGCAAATACCACGTTCAGGTCTGCACCACCACCCCCTGCTGGCTGAGAGGTTCGGACCAAGTGATGGCCATGATCAAAGACAAGTTGGGCCTTACTCCTGGCCACACAACCCCGGACGGCCTGTTTACCCTGTCGGAAGTGGAGTGCCTGGGTGCCTGTGTCAACGCCCCCATGATGCAAATTAACGACGATTATtat GAGGACCTAGGAGACTCGGACGTGTCAGAAATTTTAGACTCCCTAGCTGCCGGAAGGACCCCCAAGGCCGGCCCAAGGAGTGGAAGGTTTGCTGCCGAGCCTGCTGGTGGCCTGACTACCCTCACTGGCCCCCCTCCTGGCCCTGGCTTTAGG GTGCGTGATGACCTCTAA
- the LOC135095763 gene encoding LOW QUALITY PROTEIN: eEF1A lysine and N-terminal methyltransferase-like (The sequence of the model RefSeq protein was modified relative to this genomic sequence to represent the inferred CDS: inserted 1 base in 1 codon): MSLLPKTYQEFSSKHYWNTFFTRRGEKAFEWYGEYTELCGLLHKYIRPNDEVLVAGCGNSILSGDLYKVGYRNLTNIDNSEVVIRQMKEKHKADCPSMQWVKMDLSAMDFEDGAFSCVLDKAALDAVMTDGSADVVAFVNKYLSEVERVLRVGGRFVCVSLLQEHILKHVLNWFPSRGWMVRVCRCEDAERSQGDSSTFQFPVFFLVCTKFKPMPNFKPVVEVQLGGEGCGGGVQRVADVAEVVERVVELQQYAFLRHNMHTKSLAGEEVSVQLCDPTSGCTRYTLHVVDSKELGRRIKFAVFIVPRGREREWLFGSXRGREQLAETAGVLRLLVALVHHSAGAPTTLQGIQDQLSPCVMELAPSRLPPGTKVPFLSVGEELGEVKEVARGHSDLSGTFVVEDLYPPGAPPIRRLVFLGNQAVVQSEARILVDKGKEEKNRKKKKKGRGGGGGGGGGGGGGGGGGRKIDHSFLSCHHHLVMLSGVALAPPTAPVLVVGLGGGALASALHHSFPQVVVAVELDKAMVEVASNWFDFKVDERMKVEVCDGLDYIRRAVEEGSKFGAILFDVDSKDTSVGLSCPPASFLHPSFLQDVSRCLVEEGLLIVNLVCRDPDLRSDVLRDVKSVFPSVLLQDIPQEVNCILHCLQEPFRDTQALKMRFEEKVKGQSDKFCESYGKNVNDLIDMIKNVSVL, translated from the exons atgagTCTTTTACCTAAAACATACCAGGAATTTAGCTCAAAACATTATTGGAACACTTTCTTCACCCGACGTGGAGAGAAGGCCTTTGAATG GTATGGGGAATATACAGAACTGTGTGGGCTGTTACATAAATATATACGACCTAATGATGAGGTTCTGGTGGCTGGCTGTGGCAATTCGATCCTCAGTGGTGATTTATATAAGGTTggatacag GAACTTAACAAACATCGACAACAGTGAGGTGGTGATTAGGCAGATGAAGGAGAAGCACAAAGCCGACTGTCCCAGCATGCAGTGGGTGAAAATGGACCTCTCTGCAATGGACTTCGAAGATGGTGCGTTCTCCTGCGTACTAGATAAGGCGGCTCTGGATGCTGTGATGACCGACGGCTCCGCTGATGTGGTGGCTTTCGTCAATAAGTATTTAAGT GAAGTGGAGCGAGTGTTGAGGGTCGGAGGTCggttcgtgtgtgtgtcccttctcCAGGAGCACATCTTGAAACACGTATTAAACTGGTTCCCGAGTCGTGGCTGGATGGTTCGTGtttgcag atGTGAGGACGCAGAGAGATCCCAAGGCGACTCCAGTACCTTTcagtttcccgttttctttctggtCTGCACTAAGTTTAAACCGATGCCAAATTTCAAGCCG gtagtggaggtgcagctggggggggaggggtgtgGTGGAGGGGTGCAGCGTGTGGCGGATGTGGcagaggtggtggagagagtGGTAGAATTGCAACAGTATGCGTTTCTCAGACATAATATGCATACcaag TCCCTGGCAGGCGAAGAGGTCAGTGTACAGCTGTGTGACCCGACCTCAGGCTGCACGCGTTACACCCTCCATGTTGTCGACTCGAAAGAACTTGGCAGAAGGATAAAATTTGCTGTGTTTATTGTGCccagaggaag agagagggagtggctgTTTGGCA GCCGGGGGCGGGAACAGCTGGCGGAGACTGCAGGGGTGTTACGTCTGTTAGTGGCACTGGTCCACCACAGTGCCGGCGCCCCCACCACCCTGCAGGGGATTCAGGATCAGCTGTCACCCTGCGTCATGGAACTGGCACCCTCGAGGCTTCCCCCGGGCACTAAG GTGCCATTCCTCTCAGTGGGGGAGGAGCTTGGGGAGGTCAAGGAGGTCGCGCGGGGTCACAGTGACCTCTCGGGGACCTTTGTGGTGGAGGACCTGTATCCACCTGGAGCTCCACCAATCAGGAGGCTTGTTTTCCTCGGCAACCAGGCTGTCGTCCAATCAGAGGCCAGGATTCTTGtgg acaaaggaaaagaggagaagaacaggaagaagaagaagaagggccgaggaggaggaggaggaggaggaggaggaggaggaggaggaggaggaggaggaagaaaaatagaccattcttttctctcctgtcatCACCATCTTGTTATGTTAAGTGGAGTTGCTCTGGCTCCACCTACTGCccctgtgctggtggtggggcTTGGTGGGGGTGCCCTGGCCTCAGCCCTCCACCACAGCTTcccccag gttgtggtggcagtggagcTGGACAAAGCAATGGTGGAGGTGGCCAGCAATTGGTTTGACTTCAAGGTGGATGAACGGATGAAAGTGGAGGTTTGTGACGGACTGGACTACATCAGACGGGCagtggaggaag GATCTAAATTCGGCGCCATCTTGTTCGATGTGGACTCAAAGGACACCTCTGTAggactcagctgtccccctgcATCCTTCCTgcatccttcatttcttcaggACGTGTCTCGCTGCCTGgtggaggaag GTCTTCTGATAGTGAACCTGGTTTGTCGCGACCCTGACCTCCGCTCTGACGTGTTGAGGGATGTCAAGTCAGTGTTTCCTTCAGTCCTCCTTCAGGATATCCCACAGGAGGTCAACTGCATCCTACACTGTCTGCAGGAGCCCTTCAGGGACACGCAGGCCCTTAAAATGAGGTTTGAGGAGAAGGTCAAAGGTCAAAGTGATAAATTTTGTGAAAGTTAtggaaaaaatgtgaatgatTTAATTGATATGATAAAGAATGTGTCtgttttgtag